From the genome of Odocoileus virginianus isolate 20LAN1187 ecotype Illinois chromosome 16, Ovbor_1.2, whole genome shotgun sequence, one region includes:
- the LOC139038768 gene encoding uncharacterized protein produces the protein MCSKAADVELQVWRCGVVQSEEEARSVISGGKDSAFSCFSMASASSSETSCLPASRVPWEHRPGPSSFHPPQVPLEGRARGAEASWSAPRRAAPPALRDGRRAGPACRGEGQAGRNPGASRPSRRAQGGLSPGVGLCLCRPPRSSAGQGRERQALSRELCEGTHRSRRCRGTQRPSEEPRAANRPNLMQNAVVLLLVSSLTAGILYPLNNSLSCSPGKSSLYFLSLGVRRLHVPARTSYGPRHHKPVPATVARALT, from the exons ATGTGCTCCAAAGCTGCAGATGTGGAGCTGCAGGTGTGGAGGTGTGGTGTGGTGCAGAGTGAGGAGGAGGCACGAAGCGTCATCTCAGGGGGAAAG GACTCAGCCTTCTCCTGCTTCTCCATGGCATCAGCCTCGTCCAGCGAGACCAGCTGTCTCCCAGCGTCACGAGTGCCCTGGGAGCACAGACCCGGCCCTTCCTCCTTCCACCCACCCCAGGTTCCCCTAG AAGGAAGGGCGCGGGGGGCAGAGGCCAGTTGGAGTGCACCCAGAAGAGCGGCACCCCCAGCCCTCCGCGACGGCCGCCGCGCTGGTCCCGCGTGCAGAGGGGAAGGCCAGGCCGGCAGAAACCCTGGAGCCAGCAGACCCAGCCGCCGCGCCCAGGGAGGACTCAGCCCCGGGGTGGGGCTCTGTCTGTGCCGGCCCCCACGCAGCTCTGCAGGGCAGGGCCGGGAGCGGCAGGCGCTGAGCAGGGAACTGTGCGAAGGGACACATCGCAGCCGGCGCTGCAGAGGGACTCAGCGGCCTTCAGAAGAGCCGAG GGCTGCGAATCGACCCAATCTCATGCAAAATGCAGTAGTTCTCCTGCTCGTCTCCTCACTCACC GCTGGAATTCTATACCCACTAAACAATAGCCTCTCCTGCAGCCCTGGGAAGTCATCgctctacttcctgtctctgggaGTTCGCCGACTGCACGTGCCTGCACgcacctcat ATGGGCCACGCCATCACAAACCAGTGCCCGCAACTGTGGCCAGGGCTCTGACATGA